In the Synergistales bacterium genome, CCTTGACGGGAAGCGCAGCAAGGCGGAGCGGATACTCTACGGCGCCTTGGATAAAGCCGCCGGGCGTCTCGAAACGGAACCCATGGACGTCTTCGAGAAAGCCATGGAGAACGTCCGACCCCTCGTGGAGGTCCGGCCGCGCCGCGTCGGCGGCGCCACCTACCAGGTCCCCATCGAGGTGGCACCGCACAGGGCCCAGGCCCTGGCGACCAGGTGGATCATCCGTTTTGCCAGAGGGAAACAGGGAATGCCCATGATCGAACGGCTTGCACGGGAGCTCATGGATGCCTACAAGGGAGAGGGAAGCGCTGTCAAGAAACGGGAAGAGACACACCGCATGGCCGAGGCGAACCGAGCGTTTGCTCACTTCCGCTGGTAGCGGCACCCGTGCAGAACGCCCCGAGAACTGGTGGTGAAGTGTTGTGAACGAAGAATATATACGTAAGATACGAAACATCGGCATCGCCGCTCACATCGACGCCGGCAAGACCACAACGACAGAACGCATCCTCTTCTACACCGGTCGGAAGCATAAGATGGGCGAGGTGCACGACGGTGCCGCCACGATGGACTGGATGGATCAGGAACGCGAGCGGGGGATCACCATCACCTCCGCAGCAACAACGTCGTTCTGGCGCGACTGTATGGTCAATATTA is a window encoding:
- the rpsG gene encoding 30S ribosomal protein S7, with amino-acid sequence MPRKGHVRKRKIGADARFNSLVLNKFISCLTLDGKRSKAERILYGALDKAAGRLETEPMDVFEKAMENVRPLVEVRPRRVGGATYQVPIEVAPHRAQALATRWIIRFARGKQGMPMIERLARELMDAYKGEGSAVKKREETHRMAEANRAFAHFRW